A genomic window from Anthocerotibacter panamensis C109 includes:
- a CDS encoding tetratricopeptide repeat protein: protein MAKLKLQREACSPLGQVIFDFMVTQRLNLAQLAARCGLSPRGMRQSMLPDANPASVTLGKIAKGMGISIEELYRLWLYGKGGTDGLPTCETAELNEKMEQLQRVNHVLSLLPMDAKEAQILLEDQIQRGKAYLDLGQIQNARTELTRALKMAEACHDLYRQCKALRLLGCCAYLECTQRECLEDCHEHFDRVLELSERLKDTNLAHAREQKAAALANLGNVYLRQGYFPEAVDAYDRAIITAREDFPHYRWMALFGKGFIAQTQCDWEVAVEAYQMADLTMEESLTKSIILWGNLGYSLTNHRNYDKAEAVLLKAVRFAFREEEKHFKAWLLYSLGFNAERRALSTSNLESLVEAEDYYQQSAQTMRSFEATLGMARIAERSNLQQARVLALEGLEQLKEEPFNPLWDHTTNVKTVLELLGSGALKPVLEWIGRINEHFPKTVQYWEPVERKALLKAIECLIPPVVD from the coding sequence ATGGCAAAACTTAAGCTCCAACGTGAAGCCTGTTCTCCTTTGGGACAGGTAATTTTTGATTTTATGGTCACCCAACGGCTCAACCTCGCTCAATTAGCAGCTCGCTGCGGACTCTCTCCGCGAGGGATGCGCCAAAGTATGCTCCCCGACGCTAACCCGGCATCAGTCACCCTAGGCAAGATTGCCAAGGGCATGGGTATCTCTATAGAAGAGTTATATCGTCTGTGGCTTTACGGCAAAGGGGGGACAGACGGGCTACCCACCTGCGAAACCGCCGAACTGAACGAAAAAATGGAGCAACTCCAACGGGTCAACCATGTATTGTCGCTGTTGCCCATGGATGCGAAAGAGGCACAAATTCTCCTGGAGGACCAGATCCAGCGGGGTAAAGCGTATTTGGATCTAGGACAGATCCAGAACGCCCGCACTGAATTGACCCGCGCCCTGAAAATGGCTGAAGCCTGCCATGATCTCTATCGTCAGTGCAAGGCGCTCCGTCTACTGGGGTGTTGTGCGTATCTGGAATGCACGCAACGGGAATGTCTGGAAGACTGCCATGAGCATTTTGATCGGGTTCTGGAGCTTTCTGAACGCCTCAAGGACACGAATTTAGCGCACGCCCGCGAGCAAAAAGCTGCTGCCCTGGCAAACTTGGGCAATGTCTACCTGCGTCAGGGATATTTCCCTGAAGCCGTAGATGCCTACGACCGAGCTATTATTACTGCTCGTGAAGATTTCCCGCACTATCGCTGGATGGCACTTTTTGGGAAAGGATTCATTGCGCAAACTCAATGCGATTGGGAAGTCGCGGTGGAGGCGTACCAAATGGCTGACCTCACAATGGAAGAAAGCCTAACCAAATCCATCATACTTTGGGGTAACTTGGGCTATTCTTTAACCAATCATAGGAATTACGACAAGGCAGAAGCTGTTTTACTAAAAGCGGTCCGCTTTGCCTTCCGTGAGGAGGAGAAGCATTTCAAAGCTTGGTTGCTCTACAGTCTAGGGTTTAATGCGGAGCGTCGCGCCCTGTCTACAAGCAACTTGGAGAGTTTAGTAGAAGCTGAGGACTATTATCAGCAGTCAGCACAAACGATGCGTTCTTTTGAAGCTACTTTAGGCATGGCCCGGATTGCGGAAAGATCTAACCTTCAACAAGCCCGAGTACTGGCGCTTGAGGGGCTAGAACAACTCAAAGAAGAGCCTTTCAATCCCTTATGGGACCATACCACTAACGTGAAAACAGTCCTTGAGCTGTTGGGAAGTGGAGCCCTTAAGCCGGTCCTGGAGTGGATTGGCCGGATTAATGAACACTTCCCGAAGACCGTGCAGTATTGGGAGCCAGTAGAACGCAAAGCTTTGTTGAAAGCTATTGAGTGCCTTATTCCCCCGGTGGTGGATTAA
- a CDS encoding Gfo/Idh/MocA family protein codes for MTIGVGVVGTGFGEKVHIPGFQAIPRCAVLGILGNDPARARAVALKHDIPMVFETIEAMVQHPDIQAVSVSTPPHLHYPQGLTVLRADKHLLLEKPTALNAQEAQALLMEAQQRGLVHALDFEFRMVPEWLYLKELLDRRVVGALRLVEVVWEVQGRADPCRPWNWYSEASKGGGALGAIGSHAFDYLEWLLGSLVRLSAQLTTAIVERPNSQGRFQAVDSDDTCMVMFRLADGTPGSMVLSTATWRGQGHWVRIYGEAGTLVLGSPNLADYVHGFRVWRAVPGGELLEEPIPERLQFPQSYADGRLAPFKALAERFIASIERKVPMSPSLVEGLRSQVLIDTARRAHTEGCWLAVDASSCP; via the coding sequence ATGACGATTGGGGTCGGCGTAGTCGGGACGGGTTTTGGGGAGAAAGTCCATATTCCTGGATTTCAGGCGATTCCCAGATGCGCGGTGCTCGGGATTTTGGGGAATGACCCGGCTCGTGCCCGTGCAGTAGCGCTGAAGCATGACATTCCCATGGTCTTTGAGACGATAGAGGCGATGGTGCAGCACCCGGATATTCAAGCGGTCAGCGTCAGCACGCCCCCCCACCTGCACTATCCCCAAGGGCTGACTGTTCTGAGGGCAGATAAGCACCTCCTTCTAGAAAAACCTACCGCTCTGAACGCCCAAGAGGCTCAAGCCCTCCTGATGGAGGCTCAACAACGGGGTCTGGTCCATGCCCTGGATTTTGAATTTCGGATGGTCCCAGAGTGGCTGTACCTCAAGGAATTGCTCGACCGGCGCGTTGTGGGGGCTTTGCGCTTGGTGGAGGTCGTCTGGGAAGTGCAAGGGCGGGCGGACCCGTGCCGTCCCTGGAACTGGTATTCCGAAGCGAGCAAAGGGGGCGGAGCCCTAGGCGCGATAGGTTCTCACGCCTTTGATTACCTGGAGTGGCTGTTAGGCTCCCTGGTGCGACTTAGTGCCCAACTCACAACTGCGATAGTTGAGCGTCCAAATAGCCAGGGGCGCTTCCAAGCTGTAGATAGTGACGACACCTGCATGGTTATGTTTAGGCTGGCGGACGGAACTCCGGGGAGTATGGTCCTCAGCACTGCCACTTGGCGCGGGCAGGGGCACTGGGTCCGCATCTACGGTGAAGCGGGGACGCTGGTCTTGGGTAGCCCCAACCTAGCCGACTATGTCCATGGGTTCCGCGTCTGGCGGGCGGTTCCGGGCGGGGAGTTGTTAGAGGAGCCCATTCCCGAAAGGCTACAGTTTCCCCAGTCCTATGCGGATGGACGGCTGGCTCCGTTTAAGGCGTTGGCTGAACGGTTTATCGCCAGCATTGAGCGTAAGGTTCCTATGAGCCCTTCTCTGGTGGAAGGGTTGCGCAGTCAGGTCTTGATCGACACAGCCCGCCGCGCCCATACCGAAGGCTGCTGGCTTGCGGTGGACGCCTCCTCATGCCCTTGA
- a CDS encoding site-specific DNA-methyltransferase: protein MPLSDAEKTHLKALIDRDEPLPLHYRDRLFAAEIALVWPDKTRPPAPEIPDLIVREQIGPCREGWVNRLLWGDNRLALAALQGVLKEPLMAVGGVKLIYIDPPFASGLDFAVALRVGDTKVSQRAYRDGLALDIYLGMMYERLVLMREILSDEGSIYVHCDWRVSAHLRLVMDEIFGRAQFQNEICWAYRSQGAGRRRYARKHDTILFYTKSDRWTFHPETERSYMQHRYGFAKEDFKLDEAGRQYRDALVRDVWEIPALQSATRERWGYDTQKPEALLRRILACSSNPGDLVADFFCGSGTTLAVAQQLGRKWLGCDESPYALHTARKRLSSLSGFEILHLVSSSGGGPAPLSPGGIELQPIVGVSPGGESTVQIQLKGFYPAQPLASLEAVKASLKPGQQTLVVVEGQGVRLHRPRQGACTQKTLTHTWSDWIDYWAVDFTSEESTVFCCTWQSFRTRQQPALELTSRAYRYPKPGRYAITVQVIDLFGQETREVIRVDLTDVQG, encoded by the coding sequence ATGCCCTTGAGCGATGCAGAAAAAACGCACCTCAAAGCCCTCATTGACCGCGATGAGCCCTTGCCGCTCCACTACCGCGACCGGCTCTTTGCGGCTGAGATAGCGCTGGTCTGGCCTGATAAGACCCGCCCGCCCGCCCCGGAAATCCCGGATCTCATCGTGCGCGAGCAAATTGGGCCGTGCCGGGAGGGCTGGGTGAACCGTCTGCTTTGGGGTGATAATCGGCTGGCTTTGGCTGCCCTACAGGGTGTACTCAAAGAACCCCTGATGGCTGTGGGCGGGGTAAAGCTTATCTATATAGACCCGCCTTTTGCCAGTGGGCTGGACTTTGCTGTGGCCCTGCGGGTTGGGGATACCAAGGTCTCACAGCGGGCCTACCGCGACGGGCTGGCCTTGGATATTTATCTGGGCATGATGTACGAGCGGCTGGTCCTGATGCGCGAAATCCTGAGCGACGAGGGCAGTATCTATGTGCACTGTGACTGGCGGGTGAGTGCACACCTGCGGCTGGTCATGGATGAGATTTTTGGTCGGGCACAGTTTCAGAATGAGATCTGTTGGGCCTACCGCAGTCAGGGGGCGGGGCGCAGACGTTACGCCCGCAAGCATGACACGATTCTCTTTTATACCAAGTCCGACCGCTGGACGTTTCATCCCGAGACGGAGCGCTCCTACATGCAGCACCGCTACGGCTTCGCCAAGGAGGATTTCAAGCTGGACGAAGCGGGCAGACAGTACCGGGATGCCTTGGTCCGCGATGTCTGGGAAATCCCTGCCCTCCAATCGGCTACCCGCGAGCGCTGGGGCTATGACACCCAAAAACCCGAAGCCCTGCTCAGACGCATCCTTGCCTGCTCTTCCAACCCAGGGGATCTGGTGGCTGATTTTTTTTGTGGTTCGGGCACGACCCTAGCTGTAGCCCAGCAGTTGGGCCGCAAGTGGCTGGGCTGCGACGAAAGCCCCTATGCCCTCCACACCGCCCGCAAACGGCTCAGTTCTTTATCAGGTTTTGAAATCCTACACTTGGTTAGCTCCTCTGGGGGGGGCCCTGCCCCGCTATCTCCTGGCGGGATCGAGCTTCAGCCTATCGTCGGGGTCAGTCCGGGGGGCGAGAGCACCGTTCAGATTCAGCTCAAGGGCTTTTATCCTGCTCAACCGCTCGCCTCGCTCGAAGCTGTCAAGGCGAGCCTCAAACCCGGTCAGCAGACACTGGTCGTAGTGGAGGGGCAAGGGGTCCGCTTGCACCGCCCGCGTCAAGGAGCCTGCACCCAAAAGACCTTGACGCACACCTGGAGCGATTGGATCGACTATTGGGCTGTGGATTTCACTTCAGAGGAATCGACTGTTTTTTGCTGTACGTGGCAGAGCTTCCGCACCCGCCAACAGCCTGCCCTCGAACTCACCAGCAGAGCCTACCGCTATCCTAAGCCGGGGCGCTACGCGATTACTGTTCAGGTGATCGACCTGTTCGGTCAAGAGACTCGGGAAGTTATCCGCGTGGACCTGACCGATGTTCAAGGCTGA
- a CDS encoding shikimate dehydrogenase: MTDTLAIHGATHFVGLIGDPVAHSLSPGMHNQALAHMGLHWVYLPFAVPANQLEGAVRGLWSLGCQGFNLTIPHKERVLPLLQDLTPVARQVGAVNTVLRTAKGWLGDNTDVAGFMAPLQEQDWHAAHALVLGSGGAARAALAGCLRLGFTTVYVWGRNRSALEKIQQDFPLVQPLLALAPGVLKACTLVVNTTPLGMAGHAQQGASPLTDQQLAQLSPQTLVYDLVYVPEQTPLLQAAERQGLKTQGGLRMLVEQGAEALAHWTGQPVPVGVMLAQASRHLSQRVGTVLPPAIPGPEARPRPNGGQPGAQS, translated from the coding sequence ATGACAGACACCCTTGCAATCCATGGCGCAACGCACTTTGTCGGGCTGATCGGCGATCCTGTAGCCCATTCTCTTTCTCCAGGGATGCACAACCAAGCACTGGCACACATGGGCCTCCATTGGGTATATCTGCCCTTTGCAGTCCCGGCTAACCAATTGGAGGGGGCTGTGCGCGGGCTCTGGAGCCTGGGATGTCAGGGGTTTAATCTCACCATCCCCCATAAAGAACGCGTGCTCCCTCTGCTACAAGACCTGACTCCCGTAGCCCGTCAAGTCGGTGCTGTGAATACTGTCTTGCGTACTGCGAAAGGCTGGTTGGGGGATAACACCGACGTTGCAGGCTTCATGGCTCCTTTGCAGGAACAGGATTGGCACGCAGCCCACGCTCTAGTGCTGGGCAGTGGCGGTGCTGCTCGCGCTGCGCTCGCTGGCTGTCTACGTCTTGGCTTCACCACGGTCTATGTCTGGGGGCGCAACCGCTCTGCCCTAGAGAAAATTCAGCAGGACTTTCCTCTTGTGCAGCCCCTTTTGGCCCTAGCGCCTGGTGTCCTCAAAGCCTGCACGCTGGTAGTAAACACCACACCGCTGGGGATGGCTGGTCACGCGCAGCAAGGCGCGTCCCCTCTTACAGACCAGCAACTGGCACAGTTATCCCCGCAGACCCTGGTCTACGACCTGGTCTATGTCCCCGAGCAGACGCCCTTACTCCAGGCGGCGGAGCGGCAGGGGCTCAAGACGCAAGGCGGGCTTAGGATGCTGGTGGAACAAGGGGCTGAGGCGCTAGCCCACTGGACAGGGCAGCCGGTGCCGGTCGGGGTGATGTTGGCGCAGGCGTCCCGGCACTTGTCTCAACGAGTAGGAACGGTCCTTCCTCCCGCAATACCCGGACCTGAAGCACGTCCTCGACCCAATGGAGGTCAACCCGGCGCACAATCATGA
- a CDS encoding YggS family pyridoxal phosphate-dependent enzyme produces the protein MGLMLESTQDVGSSPPISPQIYAPLLPEAVRLIAVSKQVDVERMRLAYQAGIRDFAENRVQELQSKRKQLEDLKDVNWHFIGRLQSNKARKAVQLADWIHSVDHLELAQTLDRLAEEEGRTPQVLLQVKLAEDPNKGGWLPEDLENHLPELVQLTHLDLRGLMTIAPWGLDEAQTTELFQSLSHWTKRWQSQGYRQLTELSMGMSGDYPLAILAGATMVRLGQAIFGSRTCSPAS, from the coding sequence ATGGGACTTATGCTAGAATCCACGCAAGATGTGGGTTCATCCCCACCGATCAGCCCCCAAATCTACGCCCCGCTCCTCCCCGAAGCTGTACGTCTCATCGCGGTCAGCAAACAAGTGGATGTAGAGCGGATGCGGTTGGCGTATCAAGCAGGGATCCGGGATTTCGCCGAGAATCGAGTCCAGGAACTCCAGTCCAAACGAAAACAGCTCGAGGACCTCAAAGACGTGAACTGGCATTTCATTGGTCGGCTGCAAAGCAATAAAGCCCGTAAGGCGGTGCAGTTAGCCGACTGGATCCATTCCGTCGATCACCTTGAGCTGGCTCAAACGCTGGACCGCTTGGCCGAAGAAGAGGGACGCACGCCACAGGTCTTGCTCCAGGTCAAACTGGCTGAAGACCCCAACAAAGGCGGCTGGCTCCCCGAAGACCTGGAGAACCATCTGCCGGAGTTGGTGCAGCTAACCCATCTCGACCTGCGGGGGCTGATGACCATTGCCCCTTGGGGCCTCGATGAAGCCCAGACCACCGAACTTTTTCAGTCCTTGAGTCACTGGACCAAGCGGTGGCAGAGCCAGGGATATCGCCAATTGACGGAGCTGTCGATGGGGATGTCGGGAGATTATCCTCTCGCCATCCTTGCCGGTGCAACGATGGTCCGCCTGGGTCAGGCCATTTTTGGCAGCAGGACTTGCTCCCCAGCAAGTTAG
- a CDS encoding cell division protein SepF has protein sequence MASLWSRFKEFVGLGEDLIEEYEEADYSQLYQQQNPTNPAEPTREDRKTRAERLQQQNSTVPAAPTSTAESPRRRSGSNVIGLPNAASQAEVFVIEPKSFEDAPQLIQYLRERKSLVLNLTMIDAEQAQRTVDFVAGATYALDGHQERLGDGIFLFTPSSVLISSSSRVAKAVEESELGGFKFDTEWRSGT, from the coding sequence ATGGCAAGTTTATGGAGTCGCTTCAAAGAATTTGTGGGATTGGGGGAGGACTTGATCGAAGAGTACGAGGAGGCTGATTACTCCCAGCTCTATCAGCAGCAGAATCCAACCAACCCGGCGGAGCCCACCCGTGAGGACCGCAAGACCCGAGCTGAGCGCCTCCAGCAGCAGAACAGCACGGTTCCGGCTGCGCCTACTTCTACCGCTGAATCGCCCCGTCGTCGTTCCGGGAGCAACGTCATTGGTTTGCCGAATGCCGCTTCGCAGGCTGAGGTCTTTGTGATCGAGCCCAAGAGCTTTGAGGATGCCCCCCAACTCATCCAATATCTGCGCGAACGCAAATCTTTAGTCCTCAATCTGACGATGATTGATGCGGAACAAGCCCAACGCACCGTAGACTTTGTCGCCGGAGCCACCTACGCTCTTGATGGACACCAGGAACGGCTGGGAGACGGGATTTTCCTCTTTACGCCCAGTTCGGTGCTCATCAGTAGCAGTTCCCGCGTGGCTAAGGCGGTCGAGGAGTCGGAGTTGGGCGGGTTCAAATTTGATACTGAGTGGCGGTCGGGTACTTGA
- the proC gene encoding pyrroline-5-carboxylate reductase — protein MAVGYLRLGVLGGGAIAEALVAGALTQGSYAPAEVRVSEPLAERRSYWEERYHVQTTAYNQEVTTAELLLLAIKPQVLPEVARNLERPLAAGALVSVLAGVPLSVLGGLFPGTPLVRAMPNTPALVGAGITALAKGPGITPAQMTLAETLFQAVGAVVQVPETQLDAVTGLSGSGPAYVCLFVEALMDAGVAVGLPRPIARELVLATVSGTIQLIQTENLHPAQLKDRVTSPGGTTIAGLARLEEGAMRSALIQAVIAATERARELGKALDNAPP, from the coding sequence GTGGCGGTCGGGTACTTGAGGCTGGGAGTTTTAGGGGGCGGTGCCATCGCCGAAGCCCTGGTAGCCGGAGCGCTGACCCAGGGTAGCTACGCCCCCGCTGAAGTACGGGTGAGTGAACCGCTGGCAGAACGTCGGTCCTACTGGGAAGAGCGCTACCACGTCCAGACCACCGCCTACAATCAAGAGGTCACCACCGCCGAACTGCTCCTCCTTGCGATCAAACCGCAGGTCCTCCCAGAAGTAGCGCGAAATCTAGAACGTCCCCTGGCCGCAGGAGCCCTGGTCTCAGTCCTAGCAGGGGTTCCCTTGAGCGTTTTGGGCGGGCTATTTCCGGGTACGCCCTTGGTGCGGGCGATGCCCAATACCCCGGCGCTAGTGGGCGCAGGAATCACCGCTTTAGCCAAAGGCCCCGGCATCACCCCAGCACAGATGACCCTAGCTGAGACCTTGTTTCAGGCGGTCGGGGCAGTCGTGCAGGTCCCCGAAACCCAACTGGATGCCGTGACGGGCCTTTCGGGCTCTGGCCCCGCCTATGTGTGCCTGTTCGTCGAAGCCTTAATGGACGCGGGCGTAGCGGTGGGTCTACCGCGCCCCATCGCCCGAGAACTCGTCCTTGCCACAGTTTCTGGCACCATTCAGCTCATTCAGACCGAAAATTTACACCCCGCTCAGCTTAAAGACCGGGTGACAAGTCCCGGAGGCACCACCATTGCCGGACTCGCTCGGCTGGAGGAGGGAGCCATGCGCTCGGCCTTGATCCAGGCAGTCATCGCGGCTACCGAACGAGCGCGGGAGTTGGGCAAGGCTCTAGACAACGCTCCCCCCTAG
- a CDS encoding NAD(P)H-dependent oxidoreductase has translation MIILDTALRSREEAGNPIRVGLIGAGFMGRGVTHQITQAITGMKLVAIANRNPETARRAYTEAGISDVQEVTRVAALEQAIEQGSYAITEDPSLLCQAGNIDVLIEATGAVEFGAQVALEAIRHGKHLVLMNAELDGTVGPLLKVYADRAGVIITACDGDQPGVQMNLYRFVTSIGLTPLLCGNIKGLQDRFRNPTTQADFARRWGQSPHMVTSFADGTKISFEQAIVANATGMRVAQRGMLGYEYTGHIDEMTSLYEVEQLRALGGIVDYVVGAKPSPGVFIFATHADPKQQHYLNLYKLGTGPLYSFYTPYHLCTFEVPLSAARVVLFQDAVMAPLGAPMVEVVATAKIDLQAGDILDGIGHYMTYGQCENTEISGPLKLLPMGLAQGCRLKRDVPRDQVLTFADVEVPEGRLIDQLRAEQDAHFKLPKDPRLGLVQT, from the coding sequence ATGATTATTTTGGATACTGCCTTGCGTAGTCGGGAAGAAGCAGGAAATCCTATTCGGGTGGGCCTGATTGGTGCCGGTTTTATGGGGCGGGGGGTCACCCATCAAATTACCCAAGCCATTACAGGCATGAAGTTAGTAGCGATTGCTAATCGCAATCCTGAGACGGCCAGAAGGGCTTATACCGAGGCAGGAATCAGCGATGTGCAAGAAGTGACCCGTGTTGCGGCGCTAGAACAAGCCATCGAGCAGGGAAGCTATGCGATCACCGAAGACCCAAGCCTCCTGTGTCAGGCCGGAAACATCGACGTATTGATCGAAGCGACCGGAGCCGTTGAATTTGGAGCCCAGGTCGCCCTAGAAGCCATCCGCCACGGCAAACATCTGGTCTTGATGAACGCCGAACTCGATGGCACAGTCGGCCCCCTCCTCAAGGTCTACGCTGACCGGGCGGGCGTGATTATTACCGCCTGTGATGGCGACCAGCCCGGAGTACAGATGAACCTCTACCGTTTTGTGACGAGTATCGGTCTGACCCCCTTACTCTGTGGCAATATTAAGGGCTTGCAAGACCGCTTTCGCAACCCCACCACCCAGGCTGACTTTGCCCGACGCTGGGGCCAATCGCCCCACATGGTCACCAGTTTTGCCGATGGAACAAAAATTTCTTTTGAGCAAGCTATCGTCGCCAACGCGACCGGGATGCGGGTCGCGCAACGCGGCATGTTGGGCTACGAGTACACGGGTCATATCGACGAAATGACCAGCCTATACGAAGTGGAGCAATTGAGAGCCCTGGGGGGAATTGTCGATTATGTGGTCGGCGCGAAGCCCAGCCCTGGAGTATTTATTTTCGCCACCCACGCAGACCCCAAGCAGCAGCACTACCTCAACCTTTATAAGTTAGGGACCGGCCCGCTCTATAGTTTCTACACGCCTTATCACCTCTGTACCTTTGAAGTTCCGCTGTCTGCCGCGCGGGTGGTGCTCTTTCAGGATGCCGTCATGGCACCTTTGGGAGCACCGATGGTAGAAGTCGTCGCCACAGCCAAGATTGACCTCCAGGCGGGGGACATCCTCGACGGCATCGGCCACTACATGACCTACGGTCAGTGCGAAAATACCGAGATCAGCGGACCGCTGAAGCTCCTGCCGATGGGTTTGGCGCAGGGGTGTCGGCTCAAGCGGGATGTCCCGCGCGATCAGGTGCTTACCTTTGCGGATGTGGAAGTGCCCGAAGGACGCTTGATTGACCAACTAAGAGCCGAACAGGATGCCCATTTCAAGCTCCCCAAAGACCCACGCCTCGGGCTAGTACAGACCTAG
- a CDS encoding M48 family metallopeptidase: MGKQIFPGLKAADFRHPLDIQASQTLALLPGFEYLIRNTLAPAAGQFFYLDNISSGVLVGPRQLSPIYALHREACEILDLEEPQLYVRQNPVPNAYTFAVNGERSFVVLHTGLLDLLTPEEVQGVIAHELGHIKSEHGIYITIANLLVLAASQLPSIGDILAQPLRLMLLEWLRSAELTCDRAALLVTGQVERVMSMMMKLSGGSPQLIPHLNLDAYLEQVKAYEDFSQEGLAQLLRVMQTAERSHPVPVIRAKEIGQWAKSEQYQKLVSL; the protein is encoded by the coding sequence ATGGGCAAGCAAATTTTTCCGGGCCTCAAGGCCGCTGACTTCCGTCATCCCCTGGATATCCAGGCCAGTCAAACCCTGGCTCTGCTCCCAGGATTTGAGTATTTGATCCGCAATACGCTAGCTCCAGCGGCGGGTCAGTTCTTTTATCTGGACAATATCTCCTCCGGGGTACTGGTTGGCCCGCGCCAACTCTCCCCCATCTACGCCTTACACCGGGAAGCCTGTGAGATCTTGGACCTTGAAGAGCCACAGCTCTATGTCCGCCAAAACCCGGTCCCCAATGCCTACACCTTTGCCGTCAATGGAGAGCGCTCCTTTGTGGTGCTGCACACCGGACTGCTAGATCTGCTGACCCCAGAGGAGGTCCAGGGCGTCATCGCCCACGAGCTAGGCCACATCAAGAGTGAGCATGGCATCTATATCACCATCGCCAACCTCCTGGTACTCGCAGCCAGTCAGCTGCCCAGTATTGGCGATATTCTCGCCCAACCCCTGCGCCTTATGCTCCTAGAGTGGTTGCGCTCCGCTGAATTGACCTGTGACCGGGCGGCTTTGCTGGTCACCGGCCAAGTAGAACGGGTCATGTCGATGATGATGAAACTCTCCGGCGGCTCCCCACAGCTAATCCCCCACCTCAATCTGGACGCTTACCTAGAACAGGTGAAAGCCTACGAAGACTTCAGCCAGGAAGGTCTCGCGCAACTCCTGCGCGTGATGCAGACCGCCGAACGTTCTCACCCCGTCCCCGTCATTCGCGCCAAGGAAATCGGTCAGTGGGCTAAGTCAGAACAGTATCAAAAACTGGTCAGCTTGTAG
- the secD gene encoding protein translocase subunit SecD translates to MKQRYWLTLLLVVVLTAGAVYVLINRPIPRGLDLVGGTQLTLEAQPTAEVKSITPEVLQGVKTVLEQRINALGTKEPLIQVRGQNQVVVQLPEEKDPERAIKLLGDTAQLEFRKEIPNPVPGLGAQGQTWEKTGLTGKELEYAQQVPQQGGQGWEVALDFTDKGGQLFAKTTGALGGTGRRLGIFLDDRLVSAPSVGPEFAGTGITGGKAVITGGGTGFALEEATDLAIKLRAGALPVPIKVVENRTVGASLGQDSIQRSLNAGVAGLIAVSIFMLFYYRLPGLVANLALVVYAILNLALFALVGVTLTLPGIAGFILSIGIAVDANILISERTKEELNSGKKIFTAVDAGFDRAFASILDGHVTNLISCAVLFWLASGGLIRGFAVTLAIGVAISLFTAVTCSRVFLQLLLNLPALRNPWLFGAKVPAK, encoded by the coding sequence ATGAAGCAACGCTATTGGTTGACCCTCCTTTTGGTTGTCGTCCTGACTGCCGGGGCTGTTTATGTATTGATCAATCGTCCTATTCCGCGCGGGTTGGACTTGGTTGGCGGAACGCAGTTGACCCTGGAGGCCCAACCGACAGCAGAGGTCAAATCGATTACCCCGGAAGTCCTTCAGGGCGTGAAGACCGTTCTGGAGCAACGTATCAATGCCTTGGGTACCAAAGAACCGCTGATCCAGGTGCGCGGTCAGAATCAGGTCGTGGTGCAACTGCCTGAGGAGAAAGACCCCGAGCGGGCGATCAAACTCCTCGGCGACACCGCCCAATTAGAATTTCGCAAGGAAATCCCCAATCCGGTTCCTGGACTCGGTGCCCAAGGACAAACCTGGGAGAAGACTGGGCTTACCGGCAAAGAACTGGAGTATGCTCAGCAGGTCCCGCAACAGGGGGGGCAGGGCTGGGAGGTCGCCCTCGATTTCACGGACAAGGGCGGGCAGCTTTTTGCCAAGACTACCGGAGCGTTGGGGGGGACGGGCCGCCGCTTGGGGATTTTTCTGGATGACCGGCTGGTGAGTGCCCCTTCGGTAGGACCTGAGTTCGCTGGGACCGGGATCACGGGCGGTAAGGCGGTGATCACCGGAGGCGGGACCGGTTTTGCCTTAGAAGAAGCGACGGATCTCGCCATTAAACTGCGGGCTGGAGCGCTGCCGGTGCCGATCAAAGTGGTCGAGAATCGTACGGTGGGAGCCAGTCTGGGCCAGGATAGTATCCAGCGTTCGCTCAATGCTGGAGTCGCCGGACTGATTGCGGTGTCGATCTTCATGCTCTTCTACTATCGCTTGCCGGGTCTAGTGGCAAATCTGGCCTTGGTGGTCTACGCCATCCTCAACCTAGCGCTCTTCGCGCTGGTCGGTGTGACCTTGACACTCCCTGGGATCGCGGGTTTTATCCTGTCGATTGGGATTGCAGTGGATGCGAATATCCTGATTTCGGAGCGCACCAAAGAAGAACTCAACAGCGGCAAGAAGATCTTTACGGCGGTAGATGCTGGATTTGACCGGGCCTTTGCCAGTATCCTCGACGGTCATGTGACCAACCTCATCTCCTGTGCTGTCCTCTTCTGGCTGGCGAGTGGGGGCTTGATTCGGGGCTTTGCGGTGACACTTGCCATTGGAGTCGCTATCAGTCTGTTTACGGCGGTGACGTGTTCGCGGGTGTTTTTACAATTGCTGCTCAACCTGCCTGCCCTACGCAACCCCTGGCTCTTTGGAGCCAAAGTCCCAGCCAAGTAG